CGGCGCCGTTTGGCAGCACATTGCCGTTCGCGTCGAGCGAGTAGCTGTGGAACCCGTTCGAACGACCGGGATCGAACCCGACCCAGTACTTGATGTAGGTCTGGCCCCAGTCGGTCCAGGCAATCGGTGCGTACTTGCTATAGACATAGTAGGTGCCGATCGCGGTCGAATAGAATCCGTCGCTCGACGAGTCCCAGCCAATGGCGCCCCAATACGAAGCGACGGGTGCGCTCCCCTCATAGAGGGTCACTGTCTGCGATGACCGGTTGAAATCGATCCACCGTTCGCCCGACGAGGCGGATGACACGCCACCCACCCCGGCATCGCTGGCCCAGCCACCGACTCCATCGATCGAGAGATAACCGCCGTAGGCCCAACCGACTGTGCCGTCGTATTCGACCTGGTACCAGCCGTCGCCGGTCGGTCCGTCGATGACAGCCACGTACTCGCCTTGCCACATCTGGGTAATGATCTGCCCGTCGGTGCTCGGAGAATCACGCAGGTTGAGCACGTCCGTGTCGACATACCCGTCGGACGCAGCTGCAACCTGCGCCGCCGGGGAGAACACGGAAAACAATGCCAAGAGAAGCGCGCCAGCAAGTGCCAGCAGGATCAATCGTCCAGACGCCGTGGTCCTGGCGTCTGCACGCGCTACTGACGTTCCCTGCGGAACGAACATAGGGTTCCCCTCCCTCGATTGCGAGCGGGATGAACGTGATGCGGGCTGGGCCACGCGACCTACGCGGCACTGCAATGCCAACGTACGCGCGCCCGCCACCATCGAGAATGCCCCGTCGGTCCCTGAGGACCACCGGACCATTTGGGTCATTTGTCAGGCGGTCACGAATCGACCGATGCCACTATCACGAGCTGAGCTCATACCTGGCTGGGAATCACTGAAAGAATTCCTGAGTATTCGACTTTCGGCATGGACGTACTGGCGTGCGCAACCCGAACGTACGCTGAAATCCGATCGCTGCGTG
The nucleotide sequence above comes from Thermomicrobiales bacterium. Encoded proteins:
- a CDS encoding SH3 domain-containing protein; protein product: MFVPQGTSVARADARTTASGRLILLALAGALLLALFSVFSPAAQVAAASDGYVDTDVLNLRDSPSTDGQIITQMWQGEYVAVIDGPTGDGWYQVEYDGTVGWAYGGYLSIDGVGGWASDAGVGGVSSASSGERWIDFNRSSQTVTLYEGSAPVASYWGAIGWDSSSDGFYSTAIGTYYVYSKYAPIAWTDWGQTYIKYWVGFDPGRSNGFHSYSLDANGNVLPNGAGATGGCIATDLGAAAAIYDFSEIGMRVEVHW